Proteins from a single region of Corylus avellana chromosome ca11, CavTom2PMs-1.0:
- the LOC132165831 gene encoding uncharacterized protein LOC132165831 — translation MERTSLPGPSSKKLTALVVDDTLLTRLIHRNLLAGHGIKAQLAENGKEAVDFIRSGQRFDLILMDKEMPVMDGTEATKELRSMGIHCFIAGLSAVSSAGGKEEFKQSGMAPAIEGMAPGIESSKGNNKMSKGYQYPSWKKKLRGLVVDNEELCRMVEKGIMGLCGVETQAVETGEAAVELIASGATFDLIVIDMILPSMTGPETARKIRGMGVESKILGLTGLYCERDEEEFVAAGVDVFMEKPLSPNWLVPILRELDN, via the exons atGGAGAGGACTTCTCTGCCGGGGCCATCATCCAAGAAGTTAACCGCTCTTGTTGTCGATGATACACTGCTTACTCGATTGATTCACCGCAATCTCTTGGCCGGTCATGGCATAAAAGCTCAGTTGGCGGAGAACGGCAAAGAAGCCGTTGATTTCATCCGTTCTGGACAACGCTTTGACCTGATTTTGATGGACAAGGAAATGCCTGTCATGGATGGGactgag GCAACCAAAGAGCTTCGTAGTATGGGAATTCATTGTTTTATTGCTGGTTTATCGGCAGTCTCATCAGCGGGCGGCAAAGAAGAGTTCAAGCAATCAG GAATGGCACCAGCAATTGAAGGAATGGCACCGGGAATTGAATCATCTAAGGGGAATAACAAGATGAGCAAAGGGTATCAATATCCGAGCtggaagaagaagttgagagGACTTGTGGTGGATAATGAAGAATTGTGCCGAATGGTTGAGAAGGGAATTATGGGTTTGTGTGGTGTGGAAACACAAGCTGTGGAAACTGGAGAGGCTGCAGTGGAGCTCATTGCTTCTGGAGCAACTTTCGATCTCATTGTCATTGACATGATTCTGCCTTCCATGACTGGGCCTGag ACTGCTAGGAAGATACGTGGCATGGGCGTTGAAAGCAAGATTTTAGGTCTTACTGGATTGTATTGTGAAAGAGATGAAGAAGAATTTGTTGCAGCTGGAGTTGACGTGTTCATGGAAAAGCCACTATCACCCAATTGGTTGGTCCCCATCCTAAGGGAGCTGGACAACTAG